A single Brevundimonas sp. M20 DNA region contains:
- a CDS encoding dienelactone hydrolase family protein yields MDTLAGRWALLEAGVTIIGPDDDRPRPAVLLFHGCGGIREHMTHYAEAAKAVGWRAFIIDSFGPRGWSRQRALFAVCSGMTFRGDQRAGDVLAALDGVSRRRDVDRSRITLAGWSHGGWGIMEAMSADRRAGSLGLRDPGAASLDGVVGAYLAYPYIGFGAFNRMRPWTHCPKTLAVISRTDHLSTVRNAEQVHDMVRRCGAEVETWIADGSHAFDEPGAAKPMLYDPALADEALRRFAALLEDVAVAPANP; encoded by the coding sequence ATGGATACGCTCGCCGGCCGCTGGGCCCTTCTCGAAGCCGGGGTCACGATCATCGGACCGGATGACGACCGCCCACGCCCGGCGGTCCTTCTGTTCCATGGCTGCGGCGGCATTCGCGAGCACATGACCCACTACGCCGAGGCGGCGAAGGCCGTGGGCTGGCGGGCCTTCATCATCGATTCCTTCGGACCGCGCGGCTGGAGCCGACAACGCGCCCTGTTCGCCGTCTGCTCGGGCATGACCTTCCGGGGCGACCAGCGGGCGGGCGACGTGCTGGCCGCCCTGGACGGCGTGTCACGTCGGCGAGACGTGGATCGATCGCGGATCACCCTCGCCGGCTGGAGCCACGGCGGCTGGGGCATCATGGAGGCGATGAGCGCGGATCGGCGCGCGGGCAGTCTGGGCCTCCGCGATCCCGGGGCGGCGTCCCTCGACGGCGTCGTCGGCGCCTATCTGGCCTATCCCTACATCGGCTTCGGCGCCTTCAACCGAATGCGGCCCTGGACGCACTGCCCGAAGACCCTCGCCGTCATCTCGCGCACGGATCACCTCAGCACCGTGCGCAACGCCGAACAGGTCCACGACATGGTCCGCCGCTGCGGCGCCGAGGTCGAGACCTGGATCGCGGACGGCAGCCACGCCTTCGATGAACCGGGTGCGGCCAAACCCATGCTGTACGATCCGGCTCTGGCCGACGAGGCCCTGCGCCGCTTCGCCGCCCTGCTGGAAGACGTGGCGGTCGCGCCTGCGAACCCCTAG
- a CDS encoding OsmC family protein, whose translation MSEYVATVEWVRGEQPFLDNRYSRAHDWRFDGGAVVRGSSAPGSVPVPMSDPTAVDPEEALVAAVSSCHMLFFLAYAAKAGLVVDRYVDEAVGIMGRDDRGRVSIVSVVLKPAVTFSGATSPDAAALAELHHRSHEHCYIANSLRASVTVEPR comes from the coding sequence ATGAGTGAGTATGTCGCGACCGTTGAATGGGTCCGGGGCGAGCAGCCCTTCCTCGACAACCGCTACAGCCGCGCCCACGACTGGCGTTTCGACGGCGGGGCCGTGGTGCGCGGGTCATCCGCGCCGGGCAGTGTGCCGGTTCCGATGTCCGACCCGACCGCCGTGGACCCGGAAGAGGCGCTGGTGGCCGCCGTGTCCAGCTGTCACATGCTGTTCTTCCTCGCCTATGCGGCCAAGGCGGGCCTTGTCGTGGATCGCTATGTCGATGAGGCGGTCGGGATCATGGGGCGCGATGACCGGGGCAGGGTGTCCATCGTCTCGGTGGTGCTGAAGCCCGCGGTGACCTTTTCGGGCGCGACCTCGCCGGACGCGGCGGCGCTGGCGGAACTGCATCACCGCTCGCACGAGCATTGCTACATCGCCAACTCCCTGCGGGCGTCGGTGACGGTGGAGCCGCGCTAG
- the rpe gene encoding ribulose-phosphate 3-epimerase: MAAPLICPSILASDFSKLGEEVRALDAAGADWIHVDVMDGHFVPNITLGPDIVKAIRPHTKLPFDVHLMVAPVDPWLEAYREAGADILTVHPESGPHLHRTLGRIRQLGAKAGVVLNPGTPLTVLEEVVELVDLVLLMSVNPGFGGQSFIPTSLRKIEKARALLDAAGSKAHLQVDGGVTSANAAACVAAGADALVAGSFVFKGGPDAYAANIQALKAA, encoded by the coding sequence ATGGCCGCGCCCCTGATCTGTCCCTCCATTCTCGCCAGCGACTTCTCGAAGCTGGGCGAGGAAGTCCGCGCCCTCGACGCCGCGGGCGCCGACTGGATCCACGTCGATGTGATGGACGGCCATTTCGTGCCCAACATCACCCTCGGCCCCGACATCGTGAAGGCCATCCGGCCGCACACGAAACTGCCGTTCGACGTGCACCTGATGGTCGCCCCGGTCGATCCCTGGCTGGAAGCCTATCGTGAGGCGGGCGCCGACATCCTGACCGTACACCCGGAAAGCGGCCCGCACCTGCACCGCACCCTGGGCCGCATCCGGCAGCTGGGCGCCAAGGCCGGCGTGGTGCTGAACCCCGGCACGCCCCTGACCGTTCTGGAAGAAGTCGTGGAACTGGTGGATCTGGTGCTGCTCATGTCGGTCAACCCGGGCTTCGGCGGGCAGTCGTTCATCCCGACCTCCCTGCGCAAGATCGAGAAGGCCCGCGCCCTGCTGGACGCCGCCGGATCGAAGGCCCACCTGCAGGTCGACGGCGGCGTGACCTCGGCCAACGCCGCCGCCTGTGTCGCGGCGGGCGCCGACGCCCTTGTGGCCGGCTCCTTCGTGTTCAAGGGCGGCCCCGACGCCTATGCCGCCAACATTCAGGCCCTGAAGGCCGCGTGA
- a CDS encoding heparinase II/III family protein — protein sequence MSPLGPFSRTEGDAPAPGEIPGLRGAPVRTPVRTTGASTGPALWPAIIGKLLSRQLWIEAYGLPGYALTLRGRTAQSFASTPRDFRPVDPAVGKGILGGRFVLAGSSLEIEATEDPFNRPSPNRAFATDLHAFAWLPSLMAQGERGAREALRLTLIWADVFVRWSPFAWDPDILARRAVNLACAARRMGQVATEAERLKLASILGRQARQLLRPPGGVATLSERMTAAALIGAVLSGPPGAALRRKALARLSRALPRTVGVDGGHAGRSPEAGLELLLDLLTLDDGLSRISEPTPDAVSDAIHRLRKALIIQTLPDGRLATLQGGGPSTVERVAAARGIEGRPEDVSGGVGGLSRIRSPLLTVTADTAPPARGAWSTAACAQPLSLEIVCGKDRLVTGCGWTPRAADRQGLRLTPGHSTLTLGEISTGEPLGGWKADLLGSRLVGAPLHVEVDQRDGEGAVWLEIEHDGWVHEFGLMHQRRLYLDQRLDELRAEERLHPAPGRKEVVRAIAAPYAVRFQLEPGVQASLARDRRSILLRGHSGRGWWFRTDGPDVAIEPSVHVDEGLTRRSLQIVVRGSARTDSETKIRWKLSPAGAGGDPS from the coding sequence GTGAGCCCTCTCGGCCCCTTCTCCCGGACGGAAGGCGACGCCCCCGCGCCCGGCGAGATTCCCGGCCTGCGCGGCGCGCCGGTCCGCACCCCTGTGCGCACGACCGGGGCCTCGACCGGTCCTGCCCTGTGGCCCGCCATCATCGGCAAGCTGCTCAGCCGCCAGCTGTGGATCGAGGCCTATGGCCTGCCCGGCTACGCCCTGACCCTGCGCGGTCGCACGGCCCAGAGCTTCGCCTCGACGCCGCGCGACTTCCGCCCGGTCGATCCGGCTGTCGGCAAGGGCATCCTTGGAGGCCGTTTCGTTCTGGCCGGCTCGAGCCTTGAGATCGAGGCGACGGAAGACCCCTTCAACCGCCCCAGCCCCAATCGCGCGTTCGCGACCGACCTGCACGCCTTCGCCTGGCTGCCGTCCCTGATGGCCCAGGGCGAACGCGGCGCCCGCGAGGCCCTGCGCCTGACCCTGATCTGGGCGGATGTCTTCGTGCGCTGGTCGCCCTTCGCCTGGGATCCCGACATTCTGGCCCGGCGCGCGGTCAACCTGGCCTGCGCCGCCCGTCGCATGGGCCAGGTCGCCACAGAGGCCGAACGGCTGAAACTGGCGAGCATTCTGGGTCGTCAGGCGCGCCAGCTGCTGCGTCCGCCCGGCGGGGTCGCCACCCTGTCCGAACGAATGACCGCCGCGGCCTTGATCGGCGCGGTCCTGTCCGGTCCGCCCGGCGCCGCGCTGCGCCGCAAGGCCCTCGCCCGTCTCTCCCGCGCCCTGCCCCGCACCGTCGGCGTGGACGGCGGCCATGCCGGTCGCAGCCCGGAAGCCGGTCTTGAGCTCCTGCTCGACCTGCTGACGCTGGACGACGGCCTGTCCCGGATTTCCGAACCCACGCCCGACGCCGTCAGTGATGCGATCCACCGGCTGCGCAAGGCCCTGATCATCCAGACCCTGCCGGACGGCCGACTGGCCACCCTGCAAGGCGGCGGCCCCTCGACGGTCGAGCGTGTGGCCGCCGCGCGCGGGATCGAGGGTCGGCCGGAAGACGTCTCCGGCGGCGTCGGCGGGCTCAGCCGCATCCGCAGCCCCCTCCTGACCGTGACGGCAGACACCGCGCCCCCCGCGCGCGGGGCGTGGTCCACCGCCGCCTGCGCCCAACCGCTGTCGCTCGAGATCGTCTGCGGCAAGGACCGTCTGGTCACCGGCTGCGGCTGGACGCCGCGCGCGGCTGATCGGCAGGGCCTGCGCCTGACGCCCGGCCATTCGACCCTGACGCTGGGCGAGATCTCGACCGGCGAACCTCTGGGCGGCTGGAAAGCCGACCTGCTCGGCTCACGCCTCGTCGGCGCCCCCCTGCATGTCGAGGTTGACCAGCGCGACGGCGAAGGCGCCGTCTGGCTGGAGATCGAACACGACGGCTGGGTCCACGAGTTCGGCCTGATGCATCAGCGCCGTCTCTATCTCGACCAGCGTCTGGATGAACTGCGCGCCGAGGAGCGCCTGCACCCGGCGCCGGGCCGCAAGGAGGTCGTGCGCGCCATCGCCGCCCCTTACGCCGTCCGCTTCCAGCTGGAGCCCGGCGTTCAGGCCTCTTTGGCCCGCGACCGCCGCTCGATCCTGCTGCGCGGCCATTCGGGCCGTGGCTGGTGGTTCCGCACAGACGGTCCCGACGTCGCCATCGAGCCTTCGGTCCATGTGGACGAAGGCCTGACCCGCCGGTCGCTGCAGATCGTTGTGCGAGGATCGGCCCGCACCGATTCCGAGACCAAGATTCGCTGGAAGCTCAGCCCGGCGGGCGCCGGCGGCGACCCCTCTTGA
- the trxA gene encoding thioredoxin, which yields MTLTDLPDDLIKEGSDAGFMADVVEASKTQPVLVDFWATWCGPCRTLTPMIEKAVRAAGGAVKLVKIDVDKNPAYAGQLRVQSIPTVYAFVNGQPVDGFQGAVPESQLKAFIDKLTGGQSGNSDIEHLLSLGEESLSLNDLGGAAQGFAQVLTLDPGNERGIAGMARVYLADGDVDQARQTIAMAPQDSRDPTVQSIRAQLSLSAAAPTGASTELEARVAANPNDHQARFDLAQALAAAGDLKGSVDHLLKIVAADREWNEQAARKQLLTVFEAAGATSDVARDGRRRLSSLLFA from the coding sequence ATGACCCTTACCGACCTGCCTGACGACCTGATCAAGGAAGGCTCCGACGCCGGCTTCATGGCCGATGTGGTCGAGGCTTCGAAGACCCAGCCCGTGCTGGTTGATTTCTGGGCCACCTGGTGCGGACCCTGCCGCACCCTGACCCCGATGATCGAGAAGGCTGTCCGCGCCGCCGGCGGGGCCGTGAAACTGGTCAAGATCGACGTCGACAAGAACCCGGCCTATGCGGGCCAGCTCCGCGTCCAGTCGATCCCGACGGTGTACGCCTTCGTCAACGGCCAGCCGGTCGACGGCTTCCAGGGCGCGGTTCCGGAGAGCCAGCTCAAGGCCTTCATCGACAAGCTGACCGGCGGTCAGAGCGGCAACTCCGACATCGAGCATCTGCTGTCGTTGGGCGAGGAATCCCTGTCGCTGAACGACCTCGGCGGCGCGGCCCAGGGCTTCGCCCAGGTGCTGACGCTCGATCCCGGCAACGAAAGGGGCATCGCCGGAATGGCACGGGTCTATCTGGCCGACGGCGACGTCGATCAGGCCCGCCAGACCATCGCCATGGCGCCGCAGGACTCGCGCGATCCGACCGTCCAGTCGATCCGCGCCCAGCTGTCGCTCAGCGCCGCGGCTCCCACCGGCGCCTCGACCGAGCTTGAAGCCCGGGTCGCCGCCAACCCGAACGATCATCAGGCCCGCTTCGATCTGGCCCAGGCCCTCGCCGCCGCCGGTGATCTGAAGGGCTCGGTCGATCATCTGCTGAAGATCGTCGCCGCGGACCGCGAGTGGAACGAACAGGCCGCCCGCAAGCAGCTGCTGACCGTGTTCGAGGCCGCCGGCGCCACGTCCGACGTGGCCCGTGACGGTCGTCGTCGCCTGTCGTCGCTGCTGTTCGCTTAA
- a CDS encoding LON peptidase substrate-binding domain-containing protein — MAQGYIRAADLPQVIPVFPLSGVLLLPRGQLPLNIFEPRYLNMIDDAMAGDRIIGIIQPSGGSLQLPGLSPIGCAGRITSFNETSDGRYLITLTGVARYRIATELPVKTPYRQVRAAFDAWADDLIPPPPGEGALDRDGLLEALKAYLETRGLDIDWDMAETAPPEALVNSLSMALPFEPSEKQALLEAADLDRRAEVLTALMQIGAAAGDPGEGDGPSMQ, encoded by the coding sequence GTGGCTCAGGGTTACATCAGGGCCGCCGACCTGCCGCAGGTCATCCCCGTCTTTCCCCTGTCGGGGGTGCTGCTGCTGCCGCGCGGCCAGCTGCCGCTCAACATCTTCGAGCCGCGCTATCTGAACATGATCGATGACGCCATGGCCGGAGACCGGATCATCGGCATCATCCAGCCGTCGGGCGGCTCCCTCCAGCTGCCGGGCCTGTCCCCGATCGGTTGCGCCGGGCGGATCACCAGCTTCAACGAGACCTCGGACGGCCGTTATCTGATCACCCTGACCGGCGTGGCCCGCTACCGCATCGCGACGGAACTTCCGGTCAAGACACCCTATCGTCAGGTCCGCGCGGCCTTCGACGCCTGGGCTGACGATCTGATCCCGCCGCCGCCGGGCGAAGGCGCGCTGGACCGGGACGGTCTGCTGGAGGCCCTGAAGGCCTATCTCGAGACCCGCGGCCTGGATATCGACTGGGACATGGCCGAAACCGCCCCGCCCGAAGCGCTGGTCAACAGCCTGTCCATGGCCCTGCCCTTCGAACCGTCCGAGAAACAGGCCCTGCTGGAAGCCGCTGATCTGGACCGACGCGCCGAGGTTCTGACCGCCCTGATGCAGATCGGCGCCGCCGCCGGAGATCCCGGCGAGGGCGACGGACCGTCAATGCAGTGA
- a CDS encoding Trm112 family protein: MSDAFHTPNTVDPRLLETLVCPVTRGKLTYDREAQELVSASARLAFPIREGVPIMLAEEARQLG, from the coding sequence ATGTCCGACGCCTTCCACACCCCGAACACCGTCGATCCGCGCCTGCTCGAGACGCTGGTCTGCCCCGTCACGCGCGGCAAGCTGACCTACGATCGGGAGGCGCAGGAGCTGGTGTCGGCGAGCGCCAGGCTGGCCTTCCCGATCCGCGAGGGCGTGCCGATCATGCTGGCCGAGGAAGCCCGCCAGCTGGGCTGA
- a CDS encoding UbiH/UbiF/VisC/COQ6 family ubiquinone biosynthesis hydroxylase, producing the protein MSTPDRYDIIIAGAGMAGATFALAAAQGGLRVVLIDPQPFDAQLAPSFDGRSTAIAFATFRMFDALGAGAAMRPHACRMDRILVTDGHRPGAASRRPSSAFLRFDADEIADRTDGEPLGYMVENRRIRTALAEAVIAAGIEVRAPAKAASIEVGPGKATMTLTDGSVLEAPLVVGAEGRQSPVRKAAKIDTLGWGYGQSGVVATVSLGRDHGNVAHEYFLPGGPFAILPLTEQRASLVWTETTRRAEALRSASDEAFQSHLMRRFGEFLEDVTVVGPRFVYPLSLQLAEEMTAPRVALIGDAAHGVHPVAGQGLNMGLKDAAALAEVLVEAMRTGEDIGSEIVLDRYARWRRFDNVALTAGFDGFVRLFSNNLPPVRLARDLGMAAVNRIPALRKAFMHEAGGATGDLPRLLKGEAV; encoded by the coding sequence ATGAGCACGCCGGACCGCTATGACATCATCATCGCCGGGGCCGGGATGGCCGGGGCGACCTTCGCGCTGGCGGCCGCCCAAGGCGGGCTGAGGGTGGTGCTGATCGATCCCCAGCCTTTCGACGCCCAGCTGGCGCCCAGTTTCGACGGGCGGTCGACGGCCATCGCCTTCGCCACCTTCCGCATGTTCGACGCCCTCGGCGCCGGGGCGGCGATGCGGCCCCACGCCTGTCGGATGGACCGGATTCTGGTGACGGACGGCCATCGCCCCGGCGCGGCCAGCCGTCGTCCGTCATCGGCCTTCCTGCGCTTCGACGCGGATGAGATCGCTGACCGCACCGACGGCGAGCCGCTGGGCTATATGGTCGAGAACCGCCGCATCCGCACGGCGCTGGCCGAGGCGGTGATCGCCGCCGGGATCGAGGTCCGGGCTCCCGCGAAGGCGGCCTCAATCGAGGTCGGGCCCGGCAAGGCCACCATGACCCTGACCGACGGCTCCGTTCTGGAGGCTCCGCTGGTGGTGGGCGCGGAGGGACGTCAGTCGCCGGTGCGCAAGGCCGCGAAAATCGACACCCTGGGCTGGGGTTATGGCCAGAGCGGGGTGGTGGCGACCGTGTCCCTCGGGCGGGACCACGGCAATGTCGCCCATGAGTACTTCCTGCCGGGTGGACCGTTCGCCATCCTGCCGCTGACGGAGCAACGCGCCAGTCTGGTGTGGACCGAAACCACGCGCCGGGCCGAGGCCTTGCGGTCGGCGTCGGATGAGGCCTTCCAGTCCCATCTGATGCGACGGTTCGGCGAGTTTCTGGAAGACGTCACGGTGGTGGGACCAAGGTTCGTCTATCCGCTGTCCCTTCAGTTGGCCGAGGAGATGACCGCGCCGCGCGTCGCCCTGATCGGTGACGCCGCCCACGGGGTGCATCCGGTCGCCGGCCAAGGGCTCAACATGGGTCTGAAGGACGCCGCCGCCCTGGCCGAGGTGCTGGTGGAGGCGATGCGGACCGGCGAGGACATCGGCTCGGAGATCGTGCTGGACCGCTACGCCCGCTGGCGCCGGTTCGACAACGTCGCCCTGACGGCGGGGTTCGACGGCTTCGTGCGGCTGTTCTCGAACAATCTGCCGCCGGTGCGTCTGGCGCGCGATCTGGGCATGGCGGCGGTTAACCGCATCCCCGCCCTGCGCAAGGCCTTCATGCATGAAGCCGGCGGCGCGACGGGCGACCTGCCGCGTCTGCTGAAGGGCGAGGCTGTCTAG
- a CDS encoding DNA translocase FtsK: MSAALALGQRAWVSARILWDAPFVVRFRGVLQALLATLLVVAMISWNPADPSLNAASSNAPTNWLGANGALFADLFMQSLGLAAWPAALLLVAFGLAGAIGDAIQQRLKPTPLRALAATGGVLALSAGLSAFAHPAAWPLAAGLGGLWGDAVTGLVKMACEALRIGAGGLIAALLFLPLGLWGVGYAIGLRLADLGETLTWARSQRAGRGGALTPTPRHAAAQSAPKRAPRQRPEPEPDFEPGPAPRAATSKPAPEPTYAPVSLDDAGDDSPPWADPAPTPAPPRAAPEPKVAAAKAPKASRREIDDNQGAFDFAKADSLDGFDLPPLGMLSKPEKRVASVDEEALKQNAKMLEGVLQEFGVRGVIDQIRPGPVVTLYELVPAPGVKHGRVVALADDIARSMSARACRISVVQGRNAIGIELPNARRETVYLRDLLASTEYDKPSHLLPLALGETIGGEPYVADLARMPHLLIAGTTGSGKSVGVNAMILSILYKLTPAQCRFIMIDPKMLELSVYDGIPHLLAPVVTDPKKAVVALKWTVREMEDRYRRMSKLGVRNIASYNDRAREAQAKGEHFERTVQTGFDEQGRPVYESEKIRPEPMPYLVVVMDEMADLMLVAGKDVEGAVQRLAQMARAAGIHLIMATQRPSVDVITGTIKANFPTRISFQVTSKIDSRTILGEQGGEQLLGQGDMLYMAGGGRITRLHGPFVDDKEVEAVCNHLKAQAEPDYLDLITDDPDGDGDNAYGDEGGNGSSGDDLYDRAVAVVTRDRKASTSYVQRRLQIGYNRAASLIERMEQEGVVSPANHAGKRDVLAGPPPL; the protein is encoded by the coding sequence ATGTCCGCCGCCCTCGCCCTTGGTCAACGCGCCTGGGTCAGCGCCCGCATCCTGTGGGACGCGCCCTTCGTCGTCCGCTTCCGCGGCGTGCTGCAGGCGCTTCTGGCGACCCTGCTGGTCGTGGCCATGATCTCGTGGAATCCGGCCGATCCCAGCCTGAACGCCGCCTCCTCCAACGCCCCGACCAACTGGCTGGGGGCCAACGGCGCCCTGTTCGCCGATTTGTTCATGCAGTCACTGGGTCTCGCGGCCTGGCCAGCGGCCCTGCTTCTGGTCGCCTTCGGACTGGCCGGCGCCATCGGCGACGCCATCCAGCAGCGCCTGAAGCCCACGCCCCTGCGCGCACTCGCGGCCACCGGCGGGGTTCTGGCCCTGTCCGCCGGTCTCTCCGCCTTCGCCCACCCGGCCGCGTGGCCGCTGGCCGCCGGTCTGGGCGGTCTGTGGGGCGACGCGGTCACCGGTCTGGTGAAGATGGCCTGCGAGGCGCTGCGCATCGGCGCGGGCGGCCTGATCGCCGCCCTCCTGTTCCTGCCGCTGGGCCTGTGGGGCGTCGGCTACGCCATCGGCCTGCGGCTGGCGGATCTGGGCGAGACCCTGACGTGGGCGCGCAGTCAACGCGCGGGGCGGGGCGGCGCCCTGACGCCCACGCCCAGGCACGCCGCCGCACAGTCCGCGCCGAAACGCGCGCCGCGCCAACGGCCCGAGCCGGAACCGGACTTCGAGCCCGGGCCCGCCCCGCGCGCGGCGACCTCCAAACCCGCGCCCGAACCGACCTATGCACCGGTTTCGCTGGACGACGCCGGGGACGACAGCCCGCCCTGGGCCGATCCCGCCCCGACCCCGGCCCCTCCCCGGGCCGCCCCTGAACCGAAGGTCGCCGCCGCCAAGGCGCCCAAGGCCTCGCGTCGTGAGATTGATGACAATCAGGGCGCCTTCGACTTCGCCAAGGCGGACTCACTGGACGGTTTCGATCTGCCGCCCCTGGGCATGCTGTCCAAGCCGGAGAAGCGCGTCGCCTCGGTCGACGAGGAGGCCCTGAAGCAGAACGCCAAGATGCTGGAGGGCGTGCTGCAGGAGTTCGGCGTGCGCGGCGTGATCGACCAGATCCGCCCCGGCCCGGTGGTCACCCTGTATGAACTGGTCCCCGCGCCCGGCGTGAAGCACGGCCGCGTGGTGGCGCTCGCCGACGACATCGCCCGCTCCATGTCCGCCCGCGCCTGCCGCATCAGCGTGGTTCAGGGTCGCAACGCCATCGGCATCGAACTGCCGAACGCGCGGCGCGAGACCGTCTATCTGCGCGACCTGCTGGCCTCGACCGAATACGACAAGCCCTCGCACCTGCTGCCTCTGGCGCTGGGCGAGACCATCGGCGGCGAGCCCTATGTCGCCGATCTGGCGCGCATGCCCCACCTGCTGATCGCGGGCACCACCGGTTCGGGCAAGTCGGTCGGGGTCAACGCCATGATCCTGTCGATCCTCTACAAGCTGACGCCCGCCCAGTGCCGCTTCATCATGATTGACCCCAAGATGCTGGAACTCAGCGTCTATGACGGCATCCCGCACCTGCTGGCGCCGGTCGTCACCGATCCGAAGAAGGCCGTCGTCGCGCTGAAGTGGACCGTGCGGGAGATGGAGGACCGCTATCGCCGGATGTCCAAGCTCGGCGTGCGCAACATCGCCAGCTACAACGACCGCGCCCGCGAGGCCCAGGCCAAGGGCGAGCATTTCGAGCGCACCGTCCAGACCGGCTTCGATGAGCAGGGACGCCCGGTCTATGAGTCCGAGAAGATCCGTCCCGAGCCCATGCCCTATCTGGTCGTGGTCATGGACGAGATGGCCGACCTGATGCTGGTCGCGGGCAAGGATGTGGAAGGCGCCGTCCAGCGTCTGGCCCAGATGGCCCGCGCCGCCGGCATCCACCTGATCATGGCCACCCAGCGCCCGTCGGTGGACGTCATCACCGGCACCATCAAGGCCAATTTCCCGACCCGCATCTCTTTCCAGGTCACGTCGAAGATCGACAGCCGCACCATCCTGGGCGAACAGGGCGGCGAGCAGCTGCTGGGTCAGGGCGACATGCTCTACATGGCCGGCGGCGGCCGCATCACCCGCCTGCACGGCCCGTTCGTGGACGACAAGGAGGTGGAGGCCGTCTGCAATCACCTGAAGGCCCAGGCCGAGCCCGACTATCTGGACCTGATCACCGACGATCCGGACGGCGACGGCGACAACGCCTATGGCGACGAGGGCGGAAATGGCTCCTCGGGCGACGACCTGTATGATCGCGCCGTCGCCGTGGTCACCCGCGACCGCAAGGCCTCGACCAGCTACGTCCAGCGCCGCCTGCAGATCGGCTATAACCGCGCCGCCTCCCTGATCGAGCGGATGGAGCAGGAAGGCGTGGTGAGCCCGGCCAACCACGCGGGCAAGCGCGACGTCCTGGCGGGTCCCCCGCCACTTTAG
- a CDS encoding outer membrane lipoprotein carrier protein LolA, with translation MTVSRRAFALGTAAVAAVAALPAHAQSNLSAEDQATLRRAQTYLQGLTSAQGTFTETSGPTQRAGRFYLQRPGKMRFEYTNPAGLLVVSDGYNVKRYDPRLNNFQQVPLGQTPLSAFLSRNVRLDQGVRIDRVTRMQGGAFTINARDSRRPNDGQIVLSFGGAPLRLQEWTIIDAQGGRTTTRLTTLQPASNLAASLFQLRDPTRRPGRN, from the coding sequence ATGACCGTCTCACGTCGCGCCTTCGCGCTTGGAACCGCCGCTGTCGCCGCCGTCGCGGCCCTGCCCGCCCATGCCCAGTCGAACCTGTCCGCAGAGGATCAGGCCACGCTGCGACGCGCCCAGACCTATCTTCAGGGCCTGACCTCGGCCCAGGGCACGTTCACCGAAACCTCCGGCCCCACCCAGCGCGCCGGTCGCTTCTACCTGCAACGCCCGGGCAAGATGCGGTTCGAGTACACCAACCCGGCCGGCCTTCTGGTCGTCTCGGACGGCTACAATGTGAAGCGCTACGACCCGCGCCTGAACAATTTCCAGCAGGTGCCGCTGGGCCAGACGCCGCTGTCGGCCTTCCTGTCGCGCAACGTCCGTCTGGATCAGGGCGTCCGGATTGACCGCGTCACCCGGATGCAGGGCGGCGCCTTCACCATCAATGCGCGGGACTCGCGCCGTCCGAACGACGGCCAGATTGTCTTGTCCTTCGGCGGCGCCCCGCTGCGCCTGCAGGAGTGGACGATCATCGATGCCCAGGGCGGACGCACCACGACGCGCCTGACCACCCTGCAACCGGCGTCGAACCTGGCCGCCAGCCTGTTCCAGCTGCGTGACCCGACCCGTCGCCCCGGCCGGAACTAG
- the xth gene encoding exodeoxyribonuclease III — protein sequence MLRIATWNINSVRLRVDQVARFVAEAAPDVLCLQEIKCLEDQFPRAAFEAMGLPHLKIGGQKGWHGVAIASRKPITEAPKLDVCREGHARCVGVMVDGVEIQNFYIPAGGDIPDRTLNPKFDHKLDFYERLTADMATRDRRRPLVLAGDFNIAPGENDVWNHRYMSKVVSHTPIEVETLKRLQDAGDFTDVLRAQIPEPTKLASWWSYRAADFRKSNRGLRLDHLWTSPGLTPAVTAGSARIHDDVRAWEQPSDHAPVTMDLDV from the coding sequence ATGCTTCGCATCGCCACCTGGAACATCAACTCGGTCCGCCTGCGCGTGGATCAGGTCGCCCGCTTCGTCGCCGAGGCGGCGCCGGATGTCCTGTGCCTGCAGGAGATCAAATGTCTGGAGGACCAGTTCCCCCGGGCCGCATTCGAGGCCATGGGCCTGCCGCACCTGAAGATCGGCGGCCAGAAGGGCTGGCACGGCGTGGCCATCGCCAGCCGCAAGCCGATCACCGAGGCGCCGAAACTCGACGTCTGCCGCGAAGGTCACGCCCGCTGTGTCGGCGTGATGGTCGACGGCGTCGAGATCCAGAACTTCTACATCCCCGCCGGCGGCGACATTCCCGACCGCACCCTGAACCCGAAATTTGACCACAAGCTGGACTTCTACGAGCGCCTGACCGCCGACATGGCCACCCGCGACCGCCGGCGCCCGCTGGTTCTGGCCGGTGACTTCAACATCGCGCCCGGCGAGAACGACGTCTGGAACCACCGCTATATGTCGAAGGTGGTCAGCCACACTCCCATCGAGGTCGAGACCCTGAAACGGCTTCAGGACGCGGGCGACTTCACCGACGTCCTGCGCGCCCAGATCCCCGAACCGACCAAGCTGGCCAGCTGGTGGAGCTATCGCGCCGCCGACTTCCGCAAGTCCAATCGCGGCCTGCGCCTGGACCACCTGTGGACCTCGCCCGGTCTGACCCCCGCCGTGACCGCAGGCTCCGCCCGAATCCACGACGACGTCCGCGCCTGGGAACAGCCCAGCGACCACGCGCCTGTGACCATGGATCTGGACGTCTAG